CAGCACAATTTTTAAAATTCTGTACATAATAAAGCACCTCCCCTGTTATAGTTCACACTATAACAGAGGAGGTGTGTCATAAACAGGACTCAATCTTCGTCGTCCTCTTTTTCTTCCGCGTCATCGTCAAGTATCATTCTTGCCTTCTCTACCTCGGTTTCCCTGGATACTTGTTCTTTATATTTTTTTGCGTGTACCTTTTCCGTCTTACCGATCTTTCTGGAATGCATCATAAACTGGACGCTGATACCGATAACCGCCATGACGATCCCGATGCCAAAGCCTATCCACGCATTTGCCGCAAGTCCTGCAAGCTCGGCCGCAGCCACCCCCGCCGAGACACCGCCGGACAGACCGGTAACGATGATGACAAGCGGTTCGATAAAGATGACGGCAAGCACTGCAAACACAACCGCGACCGCGATGCTGATGATGAGCGGAATAAGTGAATCCGGCTTCAGCAGCATTGCGCATACGCCAAACACATAAGCCAGCACCATCAGAAACACTCCGAATTTATAGAGGAAAAATGCCATCGCGCCGAGAATAACGGCCCCGGCGATCACCACAGCCAGAAATGTGATCTTTGTCAGTCCAAGCCCGACCGCCACGGATACTCCGATCCCCGCGCCGATAACGGCCCCGGCGGCGGCAGTCAGTATTTTCACAAGCTTAAGTCCGAACAGACACACGAGTATTCCGATCGCAGCCGCAACAATGAGCGCCGTCGTCCCCTGTACAGCGCCTGAACCTGTGAGCTTCGACGTTCCGTCCAATGCATTGCCAATTATGTCATTTAAGTTTACCATTTCCATGATATCGTCTCCTTTGTCCCTTATTAATCATCCGTGCCGGCGGAACCGGTCATGTGCCGCAGGCATAAGTATCTATGATTCCCTGAAGAAGTCTCCTGTGCTCCCCGGCAACCGCCTCAGGTGAAACTATTATAACATCTTTTCCTAATCCTGTTAACCACCCAAAAAACTGTTCACTCACAGCAACCTGGACCCTGGCCGTAAAAAAACCGTCCCCGTCTCTTTTTACTGCGGCCGATTTTCCGAACCGGTCAATGACTACCCCGATCAGACGGTTTGGGAAACGGATGGATACCGTTTCTTCCTTCCCCGCGAACATCCCAAAAGTTTTTTTCGAGTACCGGGCCGGATCAAAGTCCCGGAATATCTCCGCCCCTTCTCTGTTCTCCTTCAGGACCTCTATTTTCAGCATTTTATCCACTCTGAAATGCCTCAGAGCGTTCTTGTCCGCATCATAGCCTATCAGATAATAATTTTCTTCCGTCCAGTTGAGCGCCCACGGACTGATATAATAGAATTTCCCTTCATTGCGCAGTACAGTTGTCTTGTCCAATGTCCACTGTGTATACTGGAATCTTATCTTAGAATTCCCCGAAATGGCGGCGTGTATCTTGTCCACATTGTAATAAATGCTCTCATTCATCGTCTTGATCCGGTCGGAAACATACACCTGTCTCTGCAGACAGGATGCTTCATGCCTGCTTGCCAGCGCTTCAATTTTTTTGATCAGGCTTCTGGACTTCTTCTCTGTGATAAAACGTGAGGACTGCACCGCATCCACAAGCAGCTTAAGCTCCGGCAGTTCAAAGCAGTGGCTCGCAAGATAGTACCCTTCCGGCTGTTCTTTTTTATACTCTATATCCATGCCGTACTGTCTGAGCGTCTCAATATCGCTGTATATGCTTTTCCTGGCGGCCTGGATGCCGTTTGCTTCCATGGCAGTCAGAATCTCTTTCATTGTTATCGAATGTTCCGTATCTGTCTGCCTCTCCAGCAGATCCATCAGAAACAGCAGTTTTATTTTCTGGTTATAAGCTTTCGGCATATCGTTGTCTCCATCGCATTTTGCTTTGCCCGGCAAGATCGGCCCGGTACAGCTTTTTTATTACGCATCCTATTATAGCAGGACACAAAAGGACAGTAAAGATGGGCATCAATTATATTACATAAATGACACCCATCCTTACTTTGATTCTTCAATCATTCTTTTACCCTTTCTGTTGGTAAAATTTTTTTCTCTGATCAACTTGGATCAGATTCATAGTTTAATTTTTTGGCGGTCCGTACCTTCCTTTCTTAAACTATTTCTTTGAATTCTGCTTTCACTCTTCGATAATATTTTTAATAACCCGTTTTGTTTGATACATCATACTTACTGAACTTCTTACATCCAATCAATACTTCTATTCTTCCGAATCTCCTTATCAACCAACGTTATTAAAAATTATCTCTGTATGAATGCGTCCTTCAAATTTTAATAATAAACTCACTTCCAACAAATGTTTTATCTGTTTTCTTATCTTGTTTATTATTTATGTCATTATAATACACCAGTTAATTCTATTTGTCAATATCTTTTTTATAAATAATTATATTTTCTGTTAATTTATATCCTGCACGTGTATTAAACACATATTTCCCCGCAAAACCGCTTCACAGGGCAGACGAAAGACCGCATCCTGCGGATACGGTCTTTTATCTGAATATATACGTACCTTCACCCCGGGAAAACAGGCGGAGCCGGCATATAAATTTACAGCAGCTTATGGAACGCCACCGGTTCAATTCGTGTACCTTACAGACTCCTGGATATGTCTTCACACACTTTCATTGCCTCGATCACGGCACTTCTGAACCCTCTCTCCTCCAATACGCGGACTGCCTCGATCGTCGTCCCTGCCGGGGAGCAGACCATGTCTTTTAGTTCTCCCGGATGCTTTCCAGTCTCCAGTACCATCTTGGCACTTCCGAGCACTGCCTGCGCCGCAAACTTATACGCCTGCGGTCTCGGCATTCCGCCTGATACGGCGGCATCGGCCATGGCTTCAATAAGGACGAACACGTAAGCCGGTGAACTGCCGCTTACGGAAACTACCGCGTCCATGAGGCGTTCCGGCACGACTTCAACCTGGCTGAAACTCTGAAGCAGCGTCTTTACATATTCCATCCCTTTATCGTCCATATGCTCATTCGGGCATGCAGCCGTCATACCTTCTCCGACCATCGCAGGTGTGTTCGGCATCGTGCGGACGATCTTTACCGGTCTGCCGAACTTCTCTTCGAGCCACGCAAGCGTCTTTCCGGGCGCAATCGTGATTATAATCTGATCATCTTTAATATCGCCCTTTATCTCATTGATCACGTCCTCATAGAACTGCGGCTTTACAGAAAGAACGATGACTTCTGCCTTTTCCACAACTTCTTTGTTACTGTCAGTCACATGGATGCCAAACTGTGTCCGCGCTTTCTCTCTGCCCGGGGCAAACAGATCTGCTCCAATGATCTCCTCCGCCGGAATGATCTGTTTCTCAATGATTCCTCCCATGATGGCAGACGCCATATTACCTGTACCGATAAATCCCAATTTCATGCTGCATACCTTCCTCTCTCAACATAGTTTATTTCTTGAACTGCAGGTGTTTCATATGATATGTATTTGTATACATTAGAATAATTTGTATACAATTTTTCTATACTTAATATAGCACTGCATTTTTCAAAAGTCAACATATATTGAAAATAATATTGTTTTTTCCTTTAAAACACGTTATAATTTGTATACAATATGAATCAGTGTATACTAATCGTTTTCATCCGTCTGAATATATTTATCTAATAGAAAAGAGGTGCCCTATGGCTGAAAAAA
This is a stretch of genomic DNA from [Clostridium] hylemonae DSM 15053. It encodes these proteins:
- a CDS encoding helix-turn-helix transcriptional regulator encodes the protein MPKAYNQKIKLLFLMDLLERQTDTEHSITMKEILTAMEANGIQAARKSIYSDIETLRQYGMDIEYKKEQPEGYYLASHCFELPELKLLVDAVQSSRFITEKKSRSLIKKIEALASRHEASCLQRQVYVSDRIKTMNESIYYNVDKIHAAISGNSKIRFQYTQWTLDKTTVLRNEGKFYYISPWALNWTEENYYLIGYDADKNALRHFRVDKMLKIEVLKENREGAEIFRDFDPARYSKKTFGMFAGKEETVSIRFPNRLIGVVIDRFGKSAAVKRDGDGFFTARVQVAVSEQFFGWLTGLGKDVIIVSPEAVAGEHRRLLQGIIDTYACGT
- the proC gene encoding pyrroline-5-carboxylate reductase, whose amino-acid sequence is MKLGFIGTGNMASAIMGGIIEKQIIPAEEIIGADLFAPGREKARTQFGIHVTDSNKEVVEKAEVIVLSVKPQFYEDVINEIKGDIKDDQIIITIAPGKTLAWLEEKFGRPVKIVRTMPNTPAMVGEGMTAACPNEHMDDKGMEYVKTLLQSFSQVEVVPERLMDAVVSVSGSSPAYVFVLIEAMADAAVSGGMPRPQAYKFAAQAVLGSAKMVLETGKHPGELKDMVCSPAGTTIEAVRVLEERGFRSAVIEAMKVCEDISRSL